AAGTAGATGCATCTCCCAAAATCAGGGAGATACGAATACCAGCATTGTGGCAGGTCTAATCGGAGGCGGAGGAGGACCGAGACTCAACTAGCAGGGCGAGCCCGCACTATTCACGATGCTTCGTCGTGAAACCGCCGAGTGACGTGGCGAGCCCGCCGGCCGATGGCCCGTGGCGGCAGTGCAGCGTCAATGGCACCAGAACCGCTCATGAACCATGCAGGCTAGGGATATAACCGGTACAGCATTCTCGGGAATGGGATGGTCTCGCGTACATGTTCAAGCCCACAGATCCAGGCCACCGCCCGCTCAATACCCATTCCAAAACCGGCGTGCGGCACCGAACCGTATCGACGAAGATCCAGATACCACTGAAACGCGTCGACCGGCAGATGATGTTCGCGGATACGCGCCAGTAATTTCTCATGGGAATGAATGCGCTGACCTCCACCGATGATCTCGCCGTACCCCTCGGGAGCCAACACGTCCATGCAGAGCGCGAGATCGGGGCGAGCCGAGTCCGTTTCCATATAGAAGGCTTTCAGCGCAGCGGGATATCGATGCACAATGACGGGGCGATCGAACTCTTTCGAAAGAATGGTTTCGTCCTCCGCGCCAAAATCATCTCCCAATTTTGCCGAGAGTCCTTTTCGCTGAAGCATGTCGATGGCTTCCTCATACGTAATACGTGGAAACGGCGTCGTCACACGCTCCAGCTTGGCAATATCCCGCTCCAGCAATTGCAATTCTGCACGACGCGTCTTCAGCACCGCCGCCACGATATGCGACAAGAACTGCTCGGCGAGATCCATCATGTCCGGCAACTCCGCAAACGCCACTTCCGGTTCGACCATCCAAAACTCCATCAGGTGTCGGCGTGTCTTGGATTTTTCCGCGCGGAACGTCGGACCGAAGCAATAGACCTTTCCAAATGCTGCGGCTGTGGCTTCGCTATACAGCTGGCCGCTTTGCGTCAAATATGCCGTCTCGTCGAAATACTGCGTCTGGAACAGGGTCGTCGTCCCTTCGCAGGCATTGGGCGTAAAGATCGGCGCATCGACCAGCGTGAACCCGCGATCGTCGAAAAAATTCCGACAGGCGCGAATA
Above is a window of Nitrospira sp. DNA encoding:
- the asnS gene encoding asparagine--tRNA ligase: MPVIYIDEAAAHAGQEVTIRGWLRSRRDKGKLHFLTVRDGTGDIQAVVSKGAVGEEQFAHSAELTQESSVVLTGTLRQDARAPGGYELDVLRLAVLQVAEPFPIQPKEHGTGFLMEHRHLWLRSSRQHAVLRIRHEIIRACRNFFDDRGFTLVDAPIFTPNACEGTTTLFQTQYFDETAYLTQSGQLYSEATAAAFGKVYCFGPTFRAEKSKTRRHLMEFWMVEPEVAFAELPDMMDLAEQFLSHIVAAVLKTRRAELQLLERDIAKLERVTTPFPRITYEEAIDMLQRKGLSAKLGDDFGAEDETILSKEFDRPVIVHRYPAALKAFYMETDSARPDLALCMDVLAPEGYGEIIGGGQRIHSHEKLLARIREHHLPVDAFQWYLDLRRYGSVPHAGFGMGIERAVAWICGLEHVRETIPFPRMLYRLYP